The genomic region AGTAAGCGCAGTATACGGTATGGAAGTTAGTCCTGACGATTATACAGTCACATTTAGAAAATATGGCATAAATGGAGTTATGGGTAGTTTAGAACCAGAACAGGGCTCACCTCACGAGGTAGGTCTATTGCTCGATGTCATTGCATTGGATCCCGATAAGTCCGAAACGATTATGGCAGCATTAAGAACTTTAGTATTACATAGCCACTTTAAAGGAAGACTCTGTATTTCGGGTAATGCGGCATTTCCATTTTCACCACCAGATATCCCAATGGGAGAAGTTTATCAATTTATATTAAATCATACTGTTGAGCCTGATTCCCCATATGAACTTTTCCCAATAGAATACGTGGAGGTGAATCCATGCCAAAATTAAAAGATGTAGCATATTTATTGAGAAGTAAGAATGCTGGACCATTCTTTCTGACGTTCGATATTATCTTTGAAAAAGAAGAAGATTACTATAAAGTGACTCAATCAAAACTTCTTTCAAAAGATTGGATTGCTAATGCTTACAAGTGTGATAAGGATCAAGTTCAACTATTTGAATATGAAACTATTTTTTCGATTAAGGTGAGTATTCCACGTAAGTACGCATCAGGTGACATTAATGATACAGATATTTTCGGAGCACAGCAACATGTTCCGATAATGATGCTTGAATTATAACCTCTGAAAGATAAAAAAATGCTAGAACACCTGTTTATAACGAGCAATAAAATTTTTTTATGGACGCCCAATAAAAATATCTATTTCATTATTGATGACACTTATTTTAATATAAATATTAATTACCTTAATTATCAAACTATTCCAACTATTAAAAGCGCTTACAAAATATAAGGAGGTGTTATTGAACAGTTTCGAAATATATTTGTAATTCTCAAAACTACTAAATTTAGAGGGGGATTTAAAATTGAAATTTAAGTTAATGAATTTGCTTTTGCTAATTATTCCAATGGTACTTATCGTCGGTTGTTCACAAAGCTCATCAGGAGATGGTGAAAAGGACAGCGCTACTTTTTATGAAGGTGAAACAATGGAAGTTATCGTTCCATTTGGTGCAGGTGGTGGAACAGATACATTTGCTCGTTTCATCCAACCGTATCTTCAAAAACATATCCCAAGTGAACCTTCCGTCCAAGTTGTAAATATTCCAGGTGGTGGAAGCATTAATGGTGCAAATGAGTTTGTAAAAGTAAGAAAACATGATGGATACACGGCTTTAGTGACGAGTGGGTCAACAGCTTTACCTTACCTACTAGGACAGAAAGCAGTTGAATACGACTTGAAAAAAATGACACCTATCCTAGCTATACCTCAGGGCGGAGCGGTCTATACTTCACCAACTACTGGTATTGAAACCCCTAAAGATCTTGCTAATCCTAAGGAACCATTACTATACGCCGGTATTAGCGCAACAGGTAACGACCTTGTTACACTTTTATCATTTGAGTTACTTGAAGTTGACGTTCAATCTGTTCTAGGTTACGAAGGGCGTGGGCCAAGCCGCGTTGCCTTTGAACAAGGTGAAAGCAATATCGATTACCAAACTGTTTCAGCTTTTAAAGAGAGTGTGACACCCCTTATCGATAGTGGAGACGCAATTCCTTTATATTCTTTCGGCATGCTAGATGCTAATGGTGATGTAATTCGTGATCCAGCATTCCCTGACCTGCCTTCTGTTAAAGAAGTATACAAAGATATTCACGGTAAAGACCCATCAGGACTTATTTGGGATGCTTATAAAGCTGCTTTAGGTGCTGGGTTTGGTGTACAAAAGATTTTATGGCTACACGATGATGCGCCACAAGCTGCAGTTGATGCTCTGTTGGAAAGTGCAGAAAGCATTAAACAAGATGATGACTTTATCGAAAAATCAGAATCTGCTCTTGGAGGATATGAGTTAATTATTGGTGACCAATTAGATGGAGCAGTACAAACAATTACTAGTGCTTCAGATGAAGTGTTGAATTGGATACACGAATATCTACTAGAAGAACATGGCGTAAGTATTGATTAATAGACATAGAACATAGCTAACTAAAAGAGTAAATATGGGGAAATTATTGAATTTCCCCATATTTTACTTATCATAAACTTTCATCTAAGGACAGGAATGAGGTGGATTATATGTTTCAAGCAGCAGCAGACGCACTTATGATGGTAGCAGATCCAGTCAGATTAGCATTTATGTTTCTTGGCATTGGTGTTGGATTAATAATAGGACTGTTACCAGGTTTAGGCGGAACAGTGGGAATGTCGATATTGTTACCTTTTATATTCGGTATGGATCCATATACAGGTATGGCCTTACTTATTGGTATGGCAGCTGTTGTACATACCGGTGATACCTTTCCTTCTGTACTATTAGGAATTCCCGGTTCTTCAGGATCTCAAGCAACAATTATGGATGGTTATCCCCTTGCGAAGAAAGGTAAAGCCGCGACCGCCCTTTCAGCAGCTTTCTTTAGTTCCATGGTCGGTGGGGTAATTGGGGCATTTGTTCTTTTCCTAGCAATTCCAATAGCACGACCTCTTGTATTGGCATTTGGTTCACCGGAGTTATTTATGATGTCCATGTTGGGCTTAAGTATGGTTGGTATCCTTGCTGGTAATTCCCCAATTAAAGGAGTAACTGTAGGTATCATCGGATTATTAATTGGTTCAATTGGCGCAGCACCGGCCGTTCCAGAGTACCGATATGTGTTTGACAACATTTATCTTTATGACGGAATTCCACTTGCTGTCCTTGCATTAGGTTTATTTGCATTTCCCGAAATGGTCGACTTACTTGCCAAAAACAACAGTATTTCAAGAACAGCTGAGTTAAAAGGCAGTTGGTTGGACGGCATTAAAGCATCCATCAAAAATAAATGGCTACTACTTAGGAGTTCAGTATTAGGGTCATTAATCGGCTTTATTCCTGGACTTGGTGGAAGTGTTGTTGACTGGATAACGTACGGCGTAGCTAAATCTACTGTACGAAATAACGAATTTGGAAAAGGTGACATCCGTGGTGTTATCGCGCCTGAAGGTGCAAATAACGCCAAAGAAGGTGGTGCTTTAATTCCAGCATTATTGTTCAGCATCCCTGGTAGTGGAACAACCGCAATGTTGCTAGGAGGAATCATACTATTAGGATTCCAGGCAGGACCTACTATGGTTACTACAAACTTACCAATAACATTATCAATTATTTGGACGCTGGTTTTGGCAAACATATTTGGTGCTATTGCGTGTATCTTTTTAAGTAAATATATTGCCAAGTTAAGCATGATTCCAGCTACAAAATTAGTACCTTTCTTATTAATTATATTAGTAATAGGTGCGTACCAAAGTACAAGAAGTTTTGGTGATCTTGTTGCTTTTATTGTAATCGGATTATTAGGATGGGTTTTGAAACGGTTAGATTGGCCAAGAGCTCCGTTATTAATTGGCTTTGTTCTTTCACTATCTGCAGAACGATATTTATGGATTTCCATGTCTCGCTATGGATTTGAGTGGTTACAAAGACCTTCAGTTATCATTCTAGTAATCGTTATTTTAATTCTACTTGCAGGTGGAATTTTCCTTAACAGAACTAGTAAGAAGTCGCAGGAATCAGGAGGTATCACATCATGAGGCAAAATTATTATTCATTAATCTTTTCTATGTTTCTCATGCTAATTTTCCTTGTGGCATCTTGGTTAGCGTATAGTTTTAATGACCTTGCAAAGTTTTTTCCTTATACCATTGCTATTGGTGGTGCTATTTTAACATTTATCCATGTAATTTTGAGCATCGTAAAGATGGTTAAGGGGGAAAACGCTAGTAATGAAGAACAGCATGAAGAGGAAGGTTCTGTTCTTCGATATATGCTTTGGATAATTGGTTACATTGGTTTAATTTACATCATCGGCTTTTTAACAGCTACCACATTGTTCCTGGCTTTTTTCTTATATTTCGAAAGTAAATTTAGCGTATTGAAGACGGCAATCTCATTAGCAATTGTTCTCTCACTGATTCATATTTTCGCAAATATGATGAACTTATATTGGCCAGAGGGAGTTTTCCCATTATGGCCGTTTTAAATTAAAATTATAGAGGAGGAAAACTATGGATGCTGTTTTAAAAATACCATGTACCTATATGCGTGGAGGAACTAGCAAAGGATTGGTTGTCCGAGAAGAAGACCTGCCAGATTCAAAATCTGAGCGGGATCAAATATTGTTACGAATTTTTGGTAGTCCAGATAAACGACAAACTGATGGTATTGGAGGAGGCACTTCTCTAACAAGCAAACTTTGTATAGTTGGTAACCCAACGCATAACGATGCACATATCAATTATACATTCGGTCAAGTAAGTATTGATAAACCCGAGATTGACTACAAGCCTACTTGTGGGAATATGTCAACATGTGTTGGTCTATACGCGGCAGAGGAGGGCTATGTTAAACTAGTCGATCCTATTACTACTGTTAAAATCTATAACACTAACACGAAAAAGATGATAGAAGTAGATATCCCTGTAGAAAACGGAAAGGTAAAATACGATGGAGATTTTTCTATTGATGGTGTTCCTGGTACTGCTTCGAAAATGGTCGTGAATTTCGTAAATTCAGGGGGAGCTATTACAGGAAACCTGCTTCCTACCGGAAATGTAAAGGATGTTGTCACGATAAACGATGGTCGAGAGTTTGTCGTATCGGTAATTGATTGTGCAAACTTAGTTGTATTCGTTGATGCAGAGCAGTTCGGTTTAAGTGGTGCTGAAGTTGGTGATGAATTCCACCAAAACGATATAGCAACTACAATAGAAGCCATTCGCGTTGAAGTAGGGTTCAAACTTGGACTATTTCCTGACAAAAGTAAAGTTTCTCCTACATCACATGCGATACCAAAAATAGCATTAGTTGCCAAACCACAAAGTTATACGAATAAAACGGGTGAACATATAAAAGCAAGTGAGATTGATTTAGTTGGTAGATATATATCAATGGGAATTTTACATGAAGCGTTCGCAGTAAGTGGAGGTTGTGCACTTGCAGCTGCTTCACAAATCCCTGGATCTATCGTTAATCAAATCCTAAATGGAGTGATAAAAGATTCAATTAATATAGGTCATCCTTCCGGAATTATAAATGTAGAATCAACCGTTGTGGGAGAAGAGCCTAACTACTTAGTTGAAAGAGCTGCAATTGGTAGAACTGCTCGGAGAATAATGGATGGTTATGCCTATGTTCATAACTTAAAACATACAACAGCAAAAATGGAAACACATACGTAAATGATAATTTAATAACATACTTAAATTACACCGTTGACTTCATGGAGAGGGGGTTAATATGAAAACACAACAGTATCATGTCCTTCAATCACGATATCTTGAAGTCGGTAAAAAAGCTTTAATGAAGACTGGCGTACCAGAAGAACATGCTGACATTGAGATGAAATCTTTGCTGGAAAGTGACCTTCGTGGTGTATTTACACATGGAATATTTAGACTCCCTCGATATATCTAGAACAATTAAAGTCTCACTTTATTAATCCATCACCGAATATACAAAACGTAAATGAAAATAGCCTCGTGGAAATGATAGATGGAAATCATGGTATAGGGCCCGTAGTAAGCACTATTGCACATGAAAAGAGCCGTTAGAAAAAGTTTAAAACATGGTGTAGGTGTCGTTGGTGTACAAAAAAGCAATCATTTTGGTAGAGCTGCATATTTTGCCGAAATTGCAACTAAACAAAATCAAAATAGGAATTGTCTTTACAAATAGATCCCCTATCATAGCTCCAACAGGAAGTAATAAACGACTAATAGGTAACAACCCTTGGTCAGTTTCAGTTCCAACCACAGAAAACCCTATCACCCTAGATCAAGCCAATACAATTTAGTTTCTAAAGGAAAATTGAGGATAGCAAAACGTAATGGAGAATCTATACCACTTGGATGGGCACTTGATTCGTCAGGTCAACCAACTACAGATACCGCTGAAGCATTAAAAGGGAATGTTCTGCCCATAGGAGAGTATAAAGGGTATGGGATTGCATTGATGGTGGAAATTTTAAGTGGTGTTCTGACCGGTGCCGACTTTAGTACGAAAATGGTAGATCATGATGCAGACGGCAAAAGAAATGTTGGTCACCTATTTATCAGTTTAAACTTGGAGCATTTTACAGATCCAGTTACCTTTCAATCTAGACTAGCGGAACTTACTGATTCTATTAAAAATGCACCTCGAGTTAATGAAGAGCAAGAGGTTTTTCTTCCGGGAGAACAAGAAATGAGAGTTAAAGCTAACCAACAACCTGATCATGTATACCTTACAGACAGGAGTTATCAAGTTTTTAAGACTTTATGCAGGGATTATGTTTAATCAACATTGAGTATTCCATATGAGGAATATGTAAAAATAAATCTAAATGAATTCGGTGCAGATTATACTGGAACATAATTTGAACATGATTTTAAAAAATATACGCCCATTCTTAACCTATTAATCTCGTTTACAAACAAGTCATTTATTAATTTCTTTGGGAGATGATTTTCATGAAAATTGTCATACTTGATGATTGGAATAAAGTATATTCAAACCATGAACAAGTAGAAAGGCTAAAATCAATAGGCGAAGTTGAGTTGTATCATGATCACGTAAAAAGTGAAGATCAACTTATTAATCGATTACGTGATGCAGATATTGTTATTCCTATTAGAGAACGTAGTAAGTTTAGTAAGAGAGTGATCGAAAATTTACCTAACCTTAAATTAATAGCCCAAACTGGTACTGGAATTGCCCATATTGACAAAGAGGCAGCAAAACAACGCGGATTACCTATAGCAGTTACCCCGGGAGGTTCTACGGATTCAGTCGCTGAACTCACATTTGCACTAATGCTTTCTTGTATGAGATCTATTCCCTACGGTCAGGACAGAATGATGAAAGGTGAATGGCCTCCTATTATTGGTGGTGAATTAAGTGGTAAAACAATAGGGATTATCGGTTTGGGTAAAATCGGAACCGAAGTGGCTAGACGAGCTAAGGCTTTCAAAATGGAAGTCATTGCCTGGGGACCAACGTTAACAAAGGAAAGGGCTAATGAACACAATATCCATTACGTATCATTACAAGAGCTACTGACCAAATCCGATGTTATTTCTTTACACGTCCGACTTGTACCAGAAACGACACGCTTATTAACAAAGGAACATTTCCAACTAATGAAAGATACAAGCATCCTTATCAATACTGCAAGAGGAAAAGTTATTAATGAACAAGATTTAATTTGGGCTTTAGAAAATAATGAAATTGGAGGTGCAGGTCTAGACGTATTCGAGGAAGAACCAATCAGTCCGAACAATCCCCTTTTACAATTAAATGAAAAAGTTGTGGTGTCACCGCATATAGGTTGGACTTCAAAAGAGGTATTTGACCGTTTTTTAACTCTTTGTGTAGATAACATTGTTCATTTTGTCAATGGAGAGCCAGTGAACTTAAAGTAAATCAATAGAAGCATTCAATATTGCCATAAATTGATATAAGGAGAGACTGTTTAATGGGAAAATACGTCTTAGGTGTAATGAAAGGGGATGGAATTGGCCCCGAAATCGTTACAGAAACTGTAAAAGTAATAAAAGCAGTAGAATCCGTTTTTGATAATTTAAAATTTGAGCTTATAGAACTTCCGGTAGGATTGCATGCTTATGAAACATTCGGTTCAACCTTGCCTGAAGAGACGGTAAAACAGTTGAAGCAGTGTGATGCTGGTATTTTAGGACCATTAACTACGCACAGTTACGAGAAGGATAATCCAAATACTGTGAATGCAAGTGGATCGTTGCGAAAAAGGTTTGACTTGTACGCAAACATTCGTCCTGCTCGAACGTTTCCAGGTGTGCAAACTAAATACAGTGATATTGATCTCGTAATTGTTAGAGAGAACACAGAAGGAATGTATGCTGATAGAAATTTATACTACGGAAATGGTGAGTTTATGCCGGATCCAGATACTGTTTTATCAATGCGTGTAGTTACTAGAAAGGGAAGCGAAAGAATTTCCCGCGTAGGGTTAGAGCTTGCCAATGCAAGGAAGAAAAAATACGCAAGCTTAGTTCATAAGATGAATGTGCTGGACAAAGGATGCGGTTTGTTTGTTAATAGTGCCAAACAAATAGCAGAAACTTATCCAAAGGTTAAAATTGATGACTATCATGTTGATGCTTTTGCTTTACATCTAGTTCAACGACCAGAAGATTTTGATGTCATTATTACTACAAATATGTTTGGAGATATTTTGTCTGATTTAACAGCAGGATTAGTTGGCGGACTGGGCTTGGCTCCGGGATTAAACCTTGGGGACAATTTCATGTTAGCACAAGCTACCCACGGATCGGCACCAACTATTGCAGATCAAGGGATTGCTAACCCTTCAGCAGAAATCTTATCTGCGAAGATGATGCTTGAGTGGTTAAGTATACGAAATGACGATGAAACGCCATTGAAGGCAGCACAACTAATTGAGAATGCAGTTGATCACGTATTAGCCAAAGGTATTAAAACTCCTGACTTAAACGGGAAAGCATCAACATCACAATTCGGAGATGCCTTAGT from Salirhabdus salicampi harbors:
- a CDS encoding DUF4387 domain-containing protein, with amino-acid sequence MPKLKDVAYLLRSKNAGPFFLTFDIIFEKEEDYYKVTQSKLLSKDWIANAYKCDKDQVQLFEYETIFSIKVSIPRKYASGDINDTDIFGAQQHVPIMMLEL
- a CDS encoding isocitrate/isopropylmalate dehydrogenase family protein; the encoded protein is MGKYVLGVMKGDGIGPEIVTETVKVIKAVESVFDNLKFELIELPVGLHAYETFGSTLPEETVKQLKQCDAGILGPLTTHSYEKDNPNTVNASGSLRKRFDLYANIRPARTFPGVQTKYSDIDLVIVRENTEGMYADRNLYYGNGEFMPDPDTVLSMRVVTRKGSERISRVGLELANARKKKYASLVHKMNVLDKGCGLFVNSAKQIAETYPKVKIDDYHVDAFALHLVQRPEDFDVIITTNMFGDILSDLTAGLVGGLGLAPGLNLGDNFMLAQATHGSAPTIADQGIANPSAEILSAKMMLEWLSIRNDDETPLKAAQLIENAVDHVLAKGIKTPDLNGKASTSQFGDALVEYIIGKSVPIKGVSYS
- a CDS encoding Ldh family oxidoreductase, whose protein sequence is MYKKAIILVELHILPKLQLNKIKIGIVFTNRSPIIAPTGSNKRLIGNNPWSVSVPTTENPITLDQANTI
- a CDS encoding D-2-hydroxyacid dehydrogenase family protein, which translates into the protein MKIVILDDWNKVYSNHEQVERLKSIGEVELYHDHVKSEDQLINRLRDADIVIPIRERSKFSKRVIENLPNLKLIAQTGTGIAHIDKEAAKQRGLPIAVTPGGSTDSVAELTFALMLSCMRSIPYGQDRMMKGEWPPIIGGELSGKTIGIIGLGKIGTEVARRAKAFKMEVIAWGPTLTKERANEHNIHYVSLQELLTKSDVISLHVRLVPETTRLLTKEHFQLMKDTSILINTARGKVINEQDLIWALENNEIGGAGLDVFEEEPISPNNPLLQLNEKVVVSPHIGWTSKEVFDRFLTLCVDNIVHFVNGEPVNLK
- a CDS encoding tripartite tricarboxylate transporter permease translates to MFQAAADALMMVADPVRLAFMFLGIGVGLIIGLLPGLGGTVGMSILLPFIFGMDPYTGMALLIGMAAVVHTGDTFPSVLLGIPGSSGSQATIMDGYPLAKKGKAATALSAAFFSSMVGGVIGAFVLFLAIPIARPLVLAFGSPELFMMSMLGLSMVGILAGNSPIKGVTVGIIGLLIGSIGAAPAVPEYRYVFDNIYLYDGIPLAVLALGLFAFPEMVDLLAKNNSISRTAELKGSWLDGIKASIKNKWLLLRSSVLGSLIGFIPGLGGSVVDWITYGVAKSTVRNNEFGKGDIRGVIAPEGANNAKEGGALIPALLFSIPGSGTTAMLLGGIILLGFQAGPTMVTTNLPITLSIIWTLVLANIFGAIACIFLSKYIAKLSMIPATKLVPFLLIILVIGAYQSTRSFGDLVAFIVIGLLGWVLKRLDWPRAPLLIGFVLSLSAERYLWISMSRYGFEWLQRPSVIILVIVILILLAGGIFLNRTSKKSQESGGITS
- a CDS encoding Ldh family oxidoreductase; this translates as MVSFSSNHRKPYHPRSSQYNLVSKGKLRIAKRNGESIPLGWALDSSGQPTTDTAEALKGNVLPIGEYKGYGIALMVEILSGVLTGADFSTKMVDHDADGKRNVGHLFISLNLEHFTDPVTFQSRLAELTDSIKNAPRVNEEQEVFLPGEQEMRVKANQQPDHVYLTDRSYQVFKTLCRDYV
- a CDS encoding Ldh family oxidoreductase, giving the protein MKTQQYHVLQSRYLEVGKKALMKTGVPEEHADIEMKSLLESDLRGVFTHGIFRLPRYI
- a CDS encoding 2-methylaconitate cis-trans isomerase PrpF family protein — translated: MDAVLKIPCTYMRGGTSKGLVVREEDLPDSKSERDQILLRIFGSPDKRQTDGIGGGTSLTSKLCIVGNPTHNDAHINYTFGQVSIDKPEIDYKPTCGNMSTCVGLYAAEEGYVKLVDPITTVKIYNTNTKKMIEVDIPVENGKVKYDGDFSIDGVPGTASKMVVNFVNSGGAITGNLLPTGNVKDVVTINDGREFVVSVIDCANLVVFVDAEQFGLSGAEVGDEFHQNDIATTIEAIRVEVGFKLGLFPDKSKVSPTSHAIPKIALVAKPQSYTNKTGEHIKASEIDLVGRYISMGILHEAFAVSGGCALAAASQIPGSIVNQILNGVIKDSINIGHPSGIINVESTVVGEEPNYLVERAAIGRTARRIMDGYAYVHNLKHTTAKMETHT
- a CDS encoding Bug family tripartite tricarboxylate transporter substrate binding protein, which codes for MKFKLMNLLLLIIPMVLIVGCSQSSSGDGEKDSATFYEGETMEVIVPFGAGGGTDTFARFIQPYLQKHIPSEPSVQVVNIPGGGSINGANEFVKVRKHDGYTALVTSGSTALPYLLGQKAVEYDLKKMTPILAIPQGGAVYTSPTTGIETPKDLANPKEPLLYAGISATGNDLVTLLSFELLEVDVQSVLGYEGRGPSRVAFEQGESNIDYQTVSAFKESVTPLIDSGDAIPLYSFGMLDANGDVIRDPAFPDLPSVKEVYKDIHGKDPSGLIWDAYKAALGAGFGVQKILWLHDDAPQAAVDALLESAESIKQDDDFIEKSESALGGYELIIGDQLDGAVQTITSASDEVLNWIHEYLLEEHGVSID
- a CDS encoding tripartite tricarboxylate transporter TctB family protein, with product MRQNYYSLIFSMFLMLIFLVASWLAYSFNDLAKFFPYTIAIGGAILTFIHVILSIVKMVKGENASNEEQHEEEGSVLRYMLWIIGYIGLIYIIGFLTATTLFLAFFLYFESKFSVLKTAISLAIVLSLIHIFANMMNLYWPEGVFPLWPF